In Horticoccus luteus, the following proteins share a genomic window:
- a CDS encoding beta strand repeat-containing protein — protein MFSSRSLLVVLFLLAASRLCAAVSLVGQVGTLFQSDATTPIPAGSIAILVADTNKTSHAGLANPVGTTLTVGSYLGGNSDDLIVGLYSASDLGGGIIGVDFGGTTLTYGDSFSAGTDLWLLWFPSQSVAGAVLGAGVPFGSYRSDTIDFASGSDIAFVAPRDGSISSLFAFSASTGYGLASNAELSATALTTATQPPSDLTLSRRSFNILAGANAFVGSLATTDADSTAFSYTLVAGPGDTDNAHFNLSGAALRASDPSSFSLGSYSVRIQTDDGDGGILAKTFTVTASYVGAYFGTFASGGSWALHVRDDNSAVFLAFLPARGSVLVANLTLASDGSFSVTDSELTADGAVPVAIGATGHPASPAASLYTLSGSIGAMGTVSGSITGIGDTLTGTLAPATGPAQNSAGFYSASALGTDHGSTYTIVGASGQALIVTTGDTSVDGATGTIDAQGHLTATTQQNAQLTLAIDASGHSLTADLTPAGASTPISFAGLSDTITPEARLVNLSVRSATGTGSETLIVGFVVGGSGDKTLLLRGIGPGLTTFGVTNAVADPGMHLFTGTNEVDANDDWDGSATTAQTFARVGAFPLTAGSKDASLLSPLSAGVYSFHISASAAASGVALAEIYDTDTAASTTHLVNISARTQVGSGQNILIAGFVVGGNAPQTLLLRGVGPTLAGFGVTGTLADPQLELFRDGTSIAHNDNWGGTPALKNAFALVGAFPFGSDSSQDAALLVTLPPGVYSAQVSGVAGATGVALVEIFLLP, from the coding sequence ATGTTCTCCTCCCGTTCACTCCTCGTCGTCCTCTTCCTGCTGGCGGCATCCCGTCTCTGCGCTGCCGTCTCGCTCGTCGGTCAAGTGGGCACCCTTTTTCAAAGCGACGCCACCACGCCCATCCCCGCCGGCTCCATCGCGATCCTCGTCGCGGATACGAACAAGACCAGCCATGCCGGCCTCGCCAATCCCGTTGGCACCACGCTGACCGTCGGCAGCTATCTCGGTGGCAACTCCGACGATCTTATCGTCGGACTTTATTCAGCGAGCGACTTGGGCGGCGGCATCATCGGCGTCGACTTCGGCGGCACGACGTTGACCTACGGCGATTCATTCTCCGCTGGCACCGATCTCTGGCTGCTCTGGTTTCCCTCCCAATCCGTCGCCGGCGCCGTCCTCGGAGCGGGCGTTCCGTTCGGTTCCTATCGCTCGGACACCATCGATTTCGCGAGCGGCTCCGACATCGCCTTCGTCGCCCCGCGCGACGGCTCAATTTCGTCGCTCTTCGCGTTCTCCGCGAGCACTGGCTACGGTCTCGCGTCTAACGCCGAGCTCAGCGCCACCGCGCTGACCACCGCCACTCAGCCTCCGTCGGACCTGACGCTTTCGCGGCGCTCCTTCAACATCCTTGCCGGCGCCAACGCGTTCGTCGGTTCTCTCGCCACCACCGACGCGGACAGCACCGCGTTTTCCTACACGCTCGTGGCTGGCCCCGGCGATACCGACAACGCGCACTTCAACCTCTCCGGCGCCGCTCTCCGCGCTTCCGATCCTTCGTCCTTTTCCCTCGGCTCTTATTCGGTGCGCATCCAAACCGATGACGGCGACGGCGGCATTCTGGCGAAGACGTTCACCGTCACCGCCAGCTACGTTGGCGCGTATTTCGGCACGTTCGCCTCCGGCGGTTCCTGGGCCCTGCACGTCCGCGATGATAATTCGGCCGTCTTCCTCGCCTTCCTCCCTGCCCGCGGCAGCGTGCTCGTGGCGAATCTCACCCTCGCCTCCGATGGATCCTTCAGCGTCACCGATTCCGAGCTCACCGCCGACGGCGCAGTCCCCGTCGCAATCGGCGCCACCGGCCACCCCGCTTCTCCCGCCGCCAGCCTCTACACACTCTCCGGCTCGATTGGCGCGATGGGCACAGTGTCCGGCTCGATCACCGGAATCGGCGACACGCTGACCGGCACCCTCGCCCCCGCAACCGGCCCCGCGCAGAACTCCGCTGGCTTTTATTCCGCCTCCGCTCTCGGCACCGACCACGGCTCCACTTACACGATCGTCGGCGCTTCCGGCCAAGCCCTCATCGTTACCACCGGTGATACGTCCGTCGATGGCGCAACCGGCACCATCGACGCCCAAGGCCACCTCACCGCCACGACACAACAAAACGCCCAGCTCACGCTCGCGATCGATGCGTCCGGCCATTCCCTCACCGCCGACCTCACGCCCGCGGGCGCCTCGACCCCGATTTCTTTCGCCGGCCTGTCCGACACGATCACCCCGGAGGCGCGCTTGGTAAATCTCTCCGTCCGCAGTGCGACGGGCACCGGCTCCGAAACTCTCATCGTCGGCTTTGTCGTCGGCGGCTCGGGCGACAAAACACTTCTGCTCCGCGGCATCGGACCCGGCCTCACCACGTTTGGCGTCACCAACGCCGTCGCGGATCCCGGCATGCACCTGTTCACCGGCACCAATGAAGTCGACGCCAACGACGACTGGGATGGCTCCGCCACGACCGCCCAAACCTTCGCGCGCGTCGGTGCGTTTCCCCTCACCGCTGGATCGAAGGATGCGTCGCTGCTCAGCCCCCTCTCGGCCGGTGTGTATTCGTTTCACATCTCCGCGAGCGCCGCCGCCTCGGGCGTGGCCCTCGCCGAGATCTACGACACCGATACCGCCGCCAGCACCACTCACCTCGTCAACATCTCCGCCCGCACGCAGGTCGGCAGCGGACAAAACATTCTGATCGCCGGCTTCGTCGTCGGCGGCAACGCCCCCCAGACACTTCTTCTGCGCGGCGTCGGGCCGACGCTCGCCGGCTTCGGTGTGACCGGCACGTTGGCGGATCCTCAACTCGAACTCTTCCGCGACGGCACCTCGATCGCGCACAACGACAACTGGGGCGGCACGCCCGCGCTCAAAAATGCCTTCGCGCTCGTCGGCGCGTTTCCCTTCGGTTCCGATTCCAGTCAGGACGCCGCTCTTCTCGTCACGTTGCCCCCCGGCGTCTACAGCGCGCAAGTCTCCGGCGTCGCCGGAGCCACCGGCGTCGCCCTCGTGGAAATCTTCCTCCTCCCCTGA
- the crcB gene encoding fluoride efflux transporter CrcB, translating into MALYLWITLGSALGGLARFIVSGFVAERIGETFPWGTLTVNVAGSFLIGLFATLTSPDGRVFVGPHARQFVMTGFFGGFTTFSSFSLQTLMLAQDGEWWRAGLNVGGNVTFCLLAVWLGHLTATWINTLKGS; encoded by the coding sequence ATGGCCCTTTACCTTTGGATCACGTTGGGGAGCGCCCTCGGCGGTCTGGCGCGTTTCATCGTCTCGGGCTTCGTGGCCGAGCGGATCGGCGAAACGTTTCCGTGGGGCACCCTCACCGTCAACGTCGCCGGCTCCTTCCTCATCGGCCTTTTCGCCACCCTGACTTCCCCCGATGGTCGCGTGTTTGTCGGCCCCCACGCCCGGCAGTTTGTCATGACCGGCTTTTTCGGCGGCTTCACCACCTTCTCTTCTTTCAGCCTCCAGACTCTCATGCTCGCTCAAGACGGCGAATGGTGGCGCGCCGGCCTCAATGTCGGTGGCAACGTGACCTTCTGTTTGTTGGCCGTCTGGCTCGGACACCTCACCGCCACGTGGATCAATACCCTCAAAGGCTCCTGA
- a CDS encoding DUF190 domain-containing protein: MELPTDSLLLRVYLGESDRHDGRPLYEVIVLKARAAGLAGATVLRSPMGFGAASHLHTAKILRLSADLPIVIELVDAEAKINAFLPQLEPLMDGGLITLQPVKVVHYRAGAPDVSPSA; encoded by the coding sequence ATGGAACTCCCCACCGACTCCCTTTTGCTCCGCGTCTACCTCGGCGAATCCGACCGCCACGACGGCCGGCCACTCTACGAAGTGATAGTGCTGAAGGCGCGCGCGGCCGGTCTCGCCGGAGCCACCGTCCTCCGCAGCCCCATGGGCTTCGGGGCCGCGAGCCACTTGCACACGGCGAAAATCCTGCGCCTCTCCGCCGATCTCCCGATCGTCATCGAACTCGTCGACGCCGAAGCGAAGATCAACGCGTTCCTCCCGCAACTCGAACCGCTGATGGACGGAGGACTCATTACATTGCAGCCAGTCAAAGTCGTCCACTATCGCGCCGGCGCCCCCGACGTTTCGCCGTCCGCCTAA
- a CDS encoding DUF3185 family protein, protein MKRILGIILLIVGIVLFVQGYQRKNSIAGEAATAGTSIANSVDGGTRTPKHVGFMVAGGVLVVVGGWMALSRSAVRVP, encoded by the coding sequence ATGAAACGCATCCTCGGTATCATCCTCCTCATCGTTGGCATTGTGCTCTTCGTCCAAGGCTACCAACGCAAAAACTCGATCGCCGGCGAAGCGGCGACCGCAGGCACCAGCATCGCGAACTCCGTCGACGGCGGCACTCGCACGCCCAAACATGTCGGCTTCATGGTCGCGGGCGGTGTGCTCGTGGTCGTGGGCGGCTGGATGGCGCTCTCGCGCAGCGCAGTTCGCGTGCCGTAA
- a CDS encoding 3-hydroxyacyl-CoA dehydrogenase NAD-binding domain-containing protein, translating to MNTSAVSPADPAIRRVAIVGTGLIGCSWAAFFLARGLEVIATDPAPQAEKGLQEFVDRVWPALERLGVAPGAARERLAFTPDLGTAVGTADFVQENGPEREAMKIELFAELGRLAPAKTLLASSSSGLTMSVIQARCAHPERCLIGHPFNPPHLIPLVELVGGRATSPQALDEADRFYTGLGKHTVRLRKEVPGHVANRLQAALWREAVHLAAEGVASVEDIDAAVCWGPGLRWALMGPNLVLHLGGGQGGMEHFMEHLSGPFARWWEDLGRPELTPEVKEQIIRGVRAEAGERSINALAAQRDEGLIGLLRLRQELG from the coding sequence ATGAATACTTCAGCGGTCTCTCCTGCGGATCCGGCGATCCGGCGCGTCGCAATCGTCGGCACGGGTTTGATCGGGTGCAGTTGGGCGGCGTTTTTTCTGGCGCGCGGGCTGGAGGTGATCGCGACGGATCCGGCACCGCAGGCGGAGAAGGGGCTGCAGGAATTTGTGGATCGCGTGTGGCCGGCGCTGGAGCGACTGGGCGTGGCGCCCGGCGCGGCGCGGGAGCGGTTGGCGTTTACACCGGACCTGGGCACGGCGGTGGGGACGGCGGATTTCGTGCAGGAGAACGGGCCGGAGCGCGAGGCGATGAAGATTGAACTTTTCGCGGAGTTGGGGCGGCTGGCGCCGGCGAAGACGTTGCTCGCATCAAGTTCGTCGGGATTGACGATGAGTGTGATTCAAGCGCGTTGCGCGCATCCGGAGCGCTGCTTGATCGGGCATCCGTTTAATCCGCCGCATTTGATCCCGCTGGTGGAATTGGTGGGGGGGCGGGCAACGTCGCCGCAGGCGCTCGATGAGGCAGATAGGTTTTACACGGGGCTGGGCAAGCACACGGTGCGTCTGCGCAAGGAGGTGCCGGGACACGTGGCGAATCGTTTGCAGGCGGCGTTGTGGCGCGAGGCGGTCCATCTCGCGGCGGAGGGAGTGGCGAGCGTGGAGGACATCGACGCGGCGGTGTGCTGGGGGCCGGGTTTGCGCTGGGCGTTGATGGGGCCAAATCTCGTGCTGCACCTCGGCGGCGGCCAAGGCGGGATGGAGCATTTCATGGAGCATCTGTCGGGTCCGTTTGCGCGCTGGTGGGAAGATCTGGGGCGCCCGGAGCTGACGCCGGAGGTGAAAGAGCAGATCATCCGAGGCGTGCGCGCGGAAGCAGGGGAGCGGTCGATCAACGCGCTCGCGGCGCAGCGGGACGAAGGGCTGATCGGCTTGCTGCGTCTGCGGCAGGAGCTGGGTTAA
- a CDS encoding ElyC/SanA/YdcF family protein: MMFFWLKKAVSYFLMPLPFSLLLLTVGFIFTAFSRRSRRGWFFLLLGFLTLLLASHKQVGLRLLAPLEAEYPAVPDLTPPNAIPAALARCEFIVVLGGGQSDNPAFPALHSLSSSAFARAVEGARLARALPAARVIVSGPAVAPNESHASRLARAIGSLAIARDRFVKIEDARDTEDEANATRALVGDAPVALVTSAWHMPRAMALFRAAGVNALACPTDFQARPNVDFRWDDWTFDTSGLDRTTMAVHERLGLWWLHLRGRI, translated from the coding sequence ATGATGTTTTTTTGGCTCAAGAAAGCGGTCTCCTACTTCCTGATGCCGCTGCCCTTTTCCCTGCTGTTGCTCACCGTGGGATTTATTTTCACCGCCTTCTCGCGCCGAAGCCGGCGCGGCTGGTTTTTTCTGCTCCTCGGATTTCTGACGCTCCTCCTCGCGAGCCACAAGCAGGTCGGCCTGCGTCTGCTCGCGCCGCTCGAGGCGGAATATCCCGCGGTCCCCGATCTCACTCCGCCCAACGCCATTCCTGCCGCGCTCGCCCGCTGCGAATTCATCGTCGTCCTCGGGGGCGGCCAGAGCGACAACCCCGCTTTTCCCGCTCTTCACTCCCTGAGCAGCAGCGCCTTTGCCCGCGCCGTCGAGGGTGCGCGCCTCGCCCGCGCGTTGCCCGCCGCCCGCGTCATCGTCTCCGGTCCCGCCGTCGCGCCCAACGAAAGCCACGCCAGCCGCCTCGCGCGCGCCATCGGCTCGCTCGCCATCGCGCGCGACCGCTTCGTCAAAATCGAGGATGCGCGCGACACCGAGGACGAGGCTAACGCCACCCGCGCGCTGGTCGGCGACGCCCCGGTCGCCCTCGTCACCTCTGCGTGGCACATGCCGCGCGCGATGGCCCTGTTTCGCGCCGCCGGCGTCAACGCGCTCGCGTGCCCGACCGATTTTCAAGCGCGCCCCAACGTCGATTTTCGGTGGGATGACTGGACGTTCGATACCAGCGGTCTCGATCGCACGACGATGGCCGTGCATGAGCGGCTCGGACTATGGTGGTTGCACCTCCGCGGGCGGATTTGA
- a CDS encoding DUF47 domain-containing protein produces the protein MFSLKKLFGKDEKFFDLLEAGADEARVSIGLLVRYLQDLRAGVAQPSLDNFVQSRRKEKRIRYQMNEELSRTFVTPLEREDIEALSFALYRIPKSVEKIVERISIYPGHFPHAAFQRQAELLTTAAEAVEFMVKQLRKGTTMEKIREANDRLQYAEGEADKVMLGLLRELYHGPADAKEIVILQELYELVERAVDRCRNAGVIVVQIVLKHA, from the coding sequence ATGTTCTCGCTGAAAAAGCTGTTCGGGAAAGACGAGAAGTTCTTCGATTTACTCGAAGCCGGCGCCGATGAAGCGCGCGTAAGCATCGGCCTGCTCGTTCGTTACCTTCAGGACCTGCGCGCCGGCGTCGCCCAGCCGAGTTTGGACAATTTTGTCCAGAGTCGCCGCAAGGAGAAGCGCATCCGCTACCAGATGAACGAGGAGCTCAGCCGCACCTTCGTCACGCCGCTTGAGCGCGAGGATATCGAGGCTTTGTCGTTCGCCCTTTATCGCATCCCGAAGTCCGTCGAGAAAATCGTCGAACGCATTTCCATCTATCCCGGGCACTTCCCCCACGCCGCGTTCCAGCGGCAGGCCGAACTGCTGACCACCGCCGCGGAGGCCGTCGAGTTCATGGTGAAACAACTGCGCAAGGGCACGACGATGGAGAAGATTCGTGAAGCCAACGATCGCCTCCAATACGCCGAAGGCGAAGCGGACAAAGTCATGCTCGGCCTCCTGCGGGAGCTCTATCACGGTCCCGCCGATGCGAAGGAAATCGTCATTCTGCAAGAGCTCTACGAGCTCGTCGAACGCGCCGTCGATCGCTGCCGCAACGCCGGCGTGATCGTCGTCCAGATCGTCTTGAAACACGCGTAA
- a CDS encoding inorganic phosphate transporter, with the protein MTLFLFVLLAALVFEYINGFHDTANAIATVVSTKVLTPRSAIVWAAGWNLVGALMGTAVASTIGRGLVDTSVVTMATVLCALLSAIIWNLFTWWLGLPSSSSHALVGGLCGAALATAGDNWAVLKWSEIDAHGAHYGLWPKVVLPMLASPLIGFVGGWLLMMLLTVVLRKATPRLVQLIFGKAQLISAGFMGHSHGSNDAQKTMGIIALALFTGTQSGIFDHVPPWAHFLYTPTFHVPYWVIFACALTMAAGTAAGGWRIIRTMGHKMVKLQPVHGFAAETTAALVIHGASVFGIPVSTTHVIATSIMGVGASKRLSAVKWGVVERIVWAWVLTLPVTGLLGYGLAQLFHALGQ; encoded by the coding sequence ATGACCCTTTTCCTGTTCGTTCTGCTCGCCGCGCTGGTTTTCGAATACATCAACGGCTTTCACGATACCGCCAACGCGATCGCGACGGTCGTCTCCACCAAAGTTCTCACGCCGCGCAGCGCGATTGTCTGGGCGGCGGGCTGGAATCTCGTCGGTGCGTTGATGGGCACCGCGGTGGCGTCCACCATCGGCCGCGGCCTGGTGGATACGAGCGTCGTCACGATGGCGACCGTGTTGTGCGCGCTCCTGTCCGCGATCATCTGGAATTTATTTACGTGGTGGCTCGGCCTGCCCTCAAGCTCCTCGCACGCCCTCGTCGGCGGGTTGTGCGGCGCCGCGCTCGCCACGGCCGGCGACAACTGGGCCGTCCTCAAATGGTCGGAGATCGACGCCCACGGCGCGCACTACGGCCTTTGGCCGAAGGTCGTGCTCCCGATGCTCGCCTCGCCCCTCATCGGCTTTGTCGGCGGCTGGTTGCTCATGATGCTCCTGACGGTGGTGCTCCGCAAAGCCACGCCGCGTCTCGTGCAGTTGATCTTCGGCAAAGCCCAGCTCATCAGCGCGGGCTTCATGGGCCACAGCCACGGCTCGAACGACGCGCAAAAAACGATGGGCATCATCGCCCTCGCGCTTTTCACTGGCACGCAAAGCGGGATCTTCGACCACGTCCCGCCCTGGGCGCACTTTCTCTACACGCCCACGTTTCACGTGCCCTACTGGGTCATCTTCGCGTGCGCCCTCACGATGGCCGCCGGCACCGCCGCGGGCGGCTGGCGCATCATTCGCACGATGGGCCATAAGATGGTGAAACTTCAACCCGTGCACGGTTTCGCGGCGGAAACCACCGCAGCGCTCGTGATCCACGGTGCCTCCGTCTTTGGCATTCCCGTTTCCACGACCCACGTCATCGCCACCTCGATCATGGGCGTCGGCGCCTCGAAGCGTTTGAGCGCCGTCAAGTGGGGCGTCGTGGAACGCATCGTCTGGGCGTGGGTGCTCACGCTTCCCGTCACGGGCCTCCTCGGCTACGGTCTGGCCCAGCTCTTTCACGCCCTCGGCCAGTAA
- a CDS encoding sensor histidine kinase, translating to MNVLGFTGLLIAAVCAWGWWWERARGKRRQAIAAAEQGDLRARQAQELGATRERSRQLFDRMLEGVIVLDASHHVTLVNQAAQELFQTTNATGRTLIEVVRNHEIATVARRLPAEEAVAGHELRLEETPPRFLQINAVTLRDAEDRVSGAVLVFHDLTQVRKLESARQEFVANVSHELRTPLSLIKGAVEMLIDGQERTEEASGRLLKIVDRHANRLGLLIDDLLLLAQLDSGRVRLNLQTVSARTLVREVEDDLGARAAARRIELRNEVPEEFLVRADADRVRQVFFNLIDNALKYGRDGGKVQIAARAHAERIEFTVRDDGPGVPPAALARVFERFYRVDRARAREQGGTGLGLAIVKHVVQAHGGAVRCESVVGRGAAFVFSLPRANATAAD from the coding sequence ATGAACGTGTTGGGCTTCACCGGGCTCTTGATCGCGGCCGTTTGTGCGTGGGGCTGGTGGTGGGAGCGAGCACGCGGGAAGCGGCGGCAGGCCATCGCCGCCGCGGAGCAGGGGGATTTGCGAGCGCGGCAGGCGCAAGAGTTGGGCGCGACGCGGGAACGCTCCCGTCAATTATTCGACCGCATGCTCGAAGGAGTGATCGTGCTCGACGCCAGCCACCACGTAACGCTCGTCAACCAAGCGGCGCAGGAGCTTTTCCAGACGACGAACGCGACAGGCAGGACTCTGATTGAGGTTGTGCGCAACCACGAGATTGCGACGGTGGCGCGGCGGTTGCCGGCGGAGGAAGCGGTGGCGGGGCATGAGTTGCGACTCGAGGAAACGCCGCCGCGGTTCTTGCAGATCAATGCGGTGACCTTGCGCGATGCGGAGGATCGGGTGAGCGGAGCCGTGCTCGTGTTTCACGACCTGACCCAGGTGCGTAAACTCGAAAGTGCCCGCCAGGAATTTGTCGCCAATGTCAGTCATGAGCTGCGCACGCCGTTGTCCTTGATCAAAGGCGCGGTGGAGATGCTCATCGATGGGCAGGAACGCACGGAGGAAGCCAGCGGGAGATTGTTGAAAATCGTGGACCGCCACGCGAACCGATTGGGGCTTTTGATCGACGACCTGCTGTTGCTGGCGCAGCTCGATTCAGGCCGCGTGCGCCTGAACCTGCAAACGGTCTCCGCCCGGACGCTCGTGCGGGAAGTAGAGGACGACCTGGGGGCTCGGGCGGCGGCGCGCAGGATCGAGCTCCGGAACGAGGTACCGGAGGAATTTTTGGTGAGGGCCGATGCTGACCGCGTGCGGCAAGTTTTCTTCAACCTCATCGACAACGCCCTGAAGTATGGGCGAGACGGCGGCAAGGTGCAGATCGCGGCCCGGGCGCACGCCGAGCGGATCGAGTTCACGGTGCGCGATGATGGTCCAGGGGTCCCGCCGGCGGCGTTGGCGCGGGTCTTCGAGCGCTTTTACCGGGTTGATCGGGCGCGGGCGCGCGAACAGGGCGGCACGGGATTGGGCTTGGCGATCGTGAAGCACGTCGTGCAGGCGCACGGCGGTGCAGTGCGTTGCGAGAGCGTCGTCGGGCGGGGGGCGGCGTTTGTCTTTTCCTTGCCGCGCGCGAACGCGACGGCGGCCGACTAG
- a CDS encoding response regulator, whose protein sequence is MKPKILVVDDEPDALELLELKLREAGFAPVLASDGAKALTAVQADRPDLIVLDWMLPEVDGLEVCKILRRDPATATIPILMLTARAAEADRVLGLELGADDYVAKPYSPRELVLRIRKLLQRAAPTEEVGERLRCGGLEIDIPGHRVTVNGAVVELTATEFNLLLLLAQRRGRVQTRERLLQDVWGYEAAIDTRTVDTHMRRLREKVGAAAEFLETIRGVGYRFSATLDA, encoded by the coding sequence ATGAAACCGAAAATTCTGGTCGTTGACGACGAGCCCGACGCGCTCGAACTACTGGAGCTGAAGCTGCGCGAGGCGGGCTTTGCGCCGGTGCTGGCCAGCGATGGAGCGAAGGCGCTGACGGCGGTGCAAGCGGACCGCCCTGATCTGATCGTGCTCGACTGGATGCTGCCCGAGGTGGATGGCCTTGAGGTGTGCAAAATTTTGCGTCGCGATCCGGCGACCGCGACGATCCCGATCCTCATGCTCACGGCCCGTGCGGCCGAGGCGGACCGGGTGCTGGGCCTCGAACTTGGGGCCGACGACTACGTGGCAAAACCCTACAGCCCGCGCGAACTGGTGCTCCGCATCCGCAAGCTGCTGCAACGCGCGGCGCCGACCGAAGAAGTGGGCGAGCGTCTCCGCTGCGGAGGGTTGGAGATCGATATTCCGGGCCATCGCGTGACGGTGAACGGTGCGGTGGTCGAGTTGACGGCGACTGAATTCAACCTGCTCCTGTTGCTGGCACAGCGCCGCGGGCGGGTCCAAACCCGCGAGCGATTGCTCCAGGACGTCTGGGGCTACGAGGCGGCGATCGATACGCGCACCGTCGACACGCACATGCGCCGGCTGCGGGAGAAAGTCGGCGCGGCGGCGGAGTTCCTCGAAACGATTCGGGGCGTAGGTTACCGCTTTTCAGCGACCCTTGACGCATGA
- the phoU gene encoding phosphate signaling complex protein PhoU: protein MTHYSDELSRLKQTLLAMASHAESAVARAMRALAERDDTLAQAVIEDDNIVDQFEIEVDDIAIHLLTKAPLATDLRLITVAMKISQNLERIGDEACTMARRSLDLGREPQLKPYVDLPRMSALSLEMLRDALNAFVEQKPALARTVIPRDEAVDDINRQLHRELASFMVERPATISRALALMVISKALERVADHATNIAEEVVFLYEARDIRHMGLRQLNETENSGR, encoded by the coding sequence ATGACGCATTACTCCGATGAGCTCAGTCGGTTGAAGCAAACGCTGCTGGCGATGGCCAGCCACGCGGAGTCAGCCGTTGCCCGCGCGATGCGGGCCTTGGCCGAGCGCGACGACACCCTCGCGCAAGCGGTGATCGAGGACGACAACATCGTCGACCAGTTCGAAATCGAGGTGGATGATATCGCGATCCACCTGCTGACGAAAGCCCCGCTCGCGACGGATCTGCGCCTCATCACGGTGGCGATGAAGATATCGCAGAACCTGGAGCGGATTGGCGATGAAGCGTGCACGATGGCCCGCCGGTCACTGGACCTCGGGCGCGAGCCGCAGCTCAAACCCTACGTCGATCTACCGCGCATGTCGGCGCTGTCGTTGGAGATGCTGCGGGACGCGTTGAACGCCTTTGTTGAACAGAAGCCAGCTCTGGCGCGCACGGTGATTCCGCGCGACGAGGCCGTGGACGACATCAACCGGCAACTGCACCGCGAGCTGGCGAGTTTCATGGTGGAGCGGCCGGCGACCATCTCGCGCGCCCTCGCGCTGATGGTGATTTCCAAAGCGCTCGAGCGCGTGGCCGACCATGCGACGAACATCGCCGAGGAGGTCGTTTTTCTCTACGAAGCGCGCGACATCCGCCACATGGGTTTGAGACAACTGAATGAAACCGAAAATTCTGGTCGTTGA
- the pstB gene encoding phosphate ABC transporter ATP-binding protein PstB, translated as MASPTPTPLLQRAAVLPPPDTATPPAFEVKDFSLWYGSSQALADVSLGIPARQVTAIIGPSGCGKSTFLRALNRMHEVTPGTRIVGSLRLFGEDLYARGRDAADVRRRVGMVFQKSNPFPTMTIADNVLVGLKLNGVRDRALLQERLENSLRMAALWDEVKDKLARPGISLSGGQQQRLCIARALAVEPEVLLMDEPCSALDPIATAKIEELIQQLRERFTVVIVTHNMQQAARCSDRTAFFYLGRLVEFSTTRDLFTNPANPQTEAYVSGRFG; from the coding sequence ATGGCTTCGCCCACTCCAACTCCCCTGCTTCAGCGGGCCGCCGTCCTTCCACCGCCCGATACGGCAACGCCTCCGGCCTTTGAAGTGAAAGATTTTTCGCTCTGGTATGGATCCAGCCAGGCACTGGCGGACGTGAGCCTTGGCATTCCGGCCCGCCAGGTCACCGCGATCATCGGTCCGAGCGGGTGCGGCAAGTCGACTTTTCTCCGCGCACTCAACCGCATGCATGAAGTGACACCGGGCACGCGCATCGTCGGTTCGCTCCGCCTTTTCGGCGAAGACCTTTATGCGCGGGGCCGCGATGCGGCGGACGTGCGCCGGCGGGTTGGGATGGTGTTTCAGAAGTCCAATCCTTTCCCCACGATGACCATTGCCGACAACGTGCTGGTCGGCCTCAAGCTCAACGGCGTGCGTGATCGCGCGCTGCTGCAGGAGCGCTTGGAAAATTCACTGCGGATGGCGGCGCTCTGGGATGAGGTGAAGGATAAGTTGGCGCGGCCCGGAATCAGCCTTTCGGGCGGCCAACAGCAGCGGCTCTGCATCGCGCGGGCGCTCGCGGTGGAGCCGGAAGTGTTGCTCATGGACGAGCCTTGTTCGGCGCTCGATCCCATCGCCACGGCGAAAATCGAGGAGCTTATCCAACAACTCCGCGAACGGTTCACCGTGGTCATCGTGACGCACAACATGCAGCAGGCGGCGCGCTGCTCCGATCGCACGGCGTTCTTCTATCTCGGCCGGCTCGTCGAGTTTAGCACGACGCGCGATCTTTTCACGAACCCCGCCAATCCCCAGACCGAGGCGTATGTCTCCGGCCGCTTTGGCTAA